A window of Bacteroidota bacterium genomic DNA:
CTTATGAAGAATTCTGGGTGCTTCTTTTAAACCGGGCGAATAGAGTGATTGACAAAATAAAAATCAGCAAGGGTGGGATTTCAGGCACCGTTACTGATGTGAAAGTTATTCTTAAAAACGCTATTGAAAAATTGGCATCATCACTGATTGTTTGTCACAATCATCCTTCTGGTAACCTTTTACCTAGCCACAATGATACAGAGTTTACAACCAAACTCAGGGAGGATGCGAATATGATGGATATTAAACTCCTGGATCATCTGATTATTGCTGATGGCAAATATTACAGTTTCGCTGATGAAGGATTAATTTGATATCCCTGTATGAGGGAAAGCGAAAATGATAGGATGAGGCAATTTGAGATTTATTGTCTCATCATGATGTTGGATGCACTGAATAACTGGTTCAGCTTTATCAAATAATGGAATATTACAGAAGTCATCATTGAATTTTTGATAATCCATTTTTCCCATGCCAGTCAGATATCTTAAAAATAATGAGATTAATTTTAGCCGGTGGGATCGTTGTATGAAAAATTCCATCAACGGTTCTGTTTATGGTTATTCGTGGTATCTGAATGCGGTAGCCGGACAGTGGGATGCGTTAATGGAAAATGATTATGAGACCGTCATGCCCCTGACTTTCTCGGTCAGGTATGGGAAATATATATTGTATCAACCCATTTTCACTTATTATCTGGGGATTTTTTCCACAAAAATAACGGATTCTAACCTGGTGAGCCGTTTCCTTGAACAGCTTTCTCAAAGGTTTTCCTATAGTGATATGGTTTTGAATAAGTTTAATAAATTGGATTCTATTCCTTTTAAAGTTTCATTAAAACCTTCTTATGAACTTGACCTGATTCCGGGATACGAAAAATTAAAAGGTAAATTTTTACCTGATACTCAGCATAACATTAAGTTAGCGAACGATAACAAAATACAAATAATTCCCAATATCAATCCTAAATCTTTTCTGCAGTTTTATTTGACGGTTCATCCTTTTATGGATGAAAACAGATTAAATATTTTACAGGTCATCATCAACACCGGCCTTAAATATAAAATGGCGGATATTTATGGAGCATATAACAAAGAAAAAAAATTAATTGCTGCCTGTTTTTTTATTTGGTCGCATAAGAAAGTCATATTGTTAATGCAGGCTGTGACCAGGGAAGGTTATAGAAGTGGTTCCATTTATTTGCTGATCGACCAGTTCATCAGAAATCAATGTGAAAAGAATATTACATTAAGTTTTGAAAGCAGTACACATTCCGTAGATATTGAAATATTTAAAGATTATGCTGCTCAAGCCTGTAATCATGCAATTTTAAAAATGAATGATTTGCCATGGTATGTTGATTTCCTAAAATTAATTAATTATGACAAATATATTAGGTGAACAAAATTCAATTTTTAACGAGTATATTGCTGAGTTACGTGATACTACAATTCAGCAGGACAAGATGCGTTTCAGGAAAAATCTGGAAAGAATGGGAGAGATTTTTGCATACGAGATCAGTAAAAATTTCAATTATTCGAAGAAATCCATAGAAACTCCGCTGGGCGTGGCAGAAGTGCCTGTATTATCAGATAAATTGGTAGTAGCAAGTATTATGAGGGCCGGCTTACCCATGCATCAGGGATTACTTAATATTTTCGACAAAGCCGAAAATGGTTTTGTGGCATCATACCGGAAATACAGCAAAGACAATACTTTTACGGTGAAAATTGAATATACTTCCTGTCCGCGGCTTGATGGAAAAATCCTGATACTTGCAGACCCCATGCTTGCTTCGGGCATATCCATTGAGTTGGCTGTAAAAGCTCTTCTGGAAAAGGGAGATCCTGTTCA
This region includes:
- the upp gene encoding uracil phosphoribosyltransferase, giving the protein MTNILGEQNSIFNEYIAELRDTTIQQDKMRFRKNLERMGEIFAYEISKNFNYSKKSIETPLGVAEVPVLSDKLVVASIMRAGLPMHQGLLNIFDKAENGFVASYRKYSKDNTFTVKIEYTSCPRLDGKILILADPMLASGISIELAVKALLEKGDPVHIHIASVIASKEGVNYLCKRLPLKKVTLWLGAVDDELTVSSLIVPGMGDAGNLAFGEKT